The Eubacterium maltosivorans genome includes the window ATCTTTTTTGGTTATTGCGCTGGTGTAGGCAAAACCTATACAATGCTGGAAGAGGCGCAGCAGCTTTATAAGAAGGGTGTGAATGTACTGGTAGGCTATGTGGAGCCCCATACCCGTCCCGAGACCATGGCAATGCTTGAGGGACTGCCTGCAATCCCGCCTCAGGTGGTGGATTATAAAGGCATCACCCTCAGAGATTTTGATCTGGACAAGGCGCTTGAACAAAAGCCAGAGGTCATTATCGTCGATGAGTTTGCCCACACCAATCCGGAGGGCTTTCGCAATAAAAAGCGGTATCAGGATATCGAGGAGCTGCTGAATGCGGGCATTGACGTGTATACCACTGTCAATGTCCAGCATATTGAGAGCCTGAATGATGTGGTCAGCAGCATTACCGGGATCATTGTCCATGAACGTGTGCCGGATTACATTTTTGATAAAGCAGATAAAATTAAGCTGGTGGACATTGATCCCGAGGAACTTCTGAAGCGTTTTGAGGAGGGAAAGGTCTACGCGCCGGAAAAGGCAGATCTGGCGAAAAGGCGGTTTTTTACCGTTGAGAACCTGAACGCCCTGCGTGAAATCGCCATGCGTAAGGCGGCAGACCGCATTGTCAGCGGCGCCGGCACGAAAAAGAAGAAGGTGCCCTTTTCTAAAATGCTGGTATGCGTGGGGCCGTCGCCTTCGTCGTCGCATTGCATACGGACCACAGCCAGGATAGCCGACGCTTTCCACATTCCGTGGGTCGCATTGTATGTTAAAACCTCAGACCGAACCTATGCGGATATCAGCGAGCGCAAAAACCTGCAAGATAACATGAACTTGGCCGAGCAGCTGGGTGCGGAGATTGTCACCATGCAGGGCGATGATATGGCCATGGTAATATCCGAGTACATCAAGCAGTCTGGGATTACCAATGTTGTAATCGGCAAAGGGAGAAACAAGCCAAATCCTTTTAAAGAGGATCTGGAAGATCAGCTTTTAAGCATGAACCCTGGCATTGAGATACACATTGTGCCGGACAGCCAGGCCGAAAAAAATGGCGGCAGTATTCCCAAAAAGCGGCTGAGCTGGCTGAGTAAGCGCATATTGAGCCTGCATTTTTCATTGAAGGATTTTGGGAAAACCGTTTTGATGCTGTTGCTGGCAACGGTGGTCTCGTTTGGGCTCAGAGACCTTAATCTGGGTGACCAAAACATTATCATGGTTTATATTCTTTCGATTCTGGTGATTTCCAGATTAACCGTTGGATATTTATATGGTGTATGCGCCTCTGTTTTCGGCGTACTGCTTTTTAACTTTTTCTTTACAGAGCCTTACTTCACCTTTAATGCCACCAATCCGACCTACCCGGTAACTTTTATCGTGATGCTCTTGGTAGCATTGATGACGAGTGCGCTGACCAATGGGATTAAGGTTCAGGCCAAAATGGCAGTGATGAATGAAAGACGCACTGAGATTCTTTATGAGCTGAGCAAAAAGCTGCTGATTACCCGCGGCCTTGAGAATATTGTCACGCTAACAAATGAATCTCTGACCTCAATTTTTGAGCGTTCTGTTATTTTTTATACGCAGAATCCAGATGAAAAGAACTGTGGAACTTTTATGCAGGGGCCGGAGCACACAAGCGGCAGCTTCATGCAGTCCAAGGAAGAGGAAGCAGTGGCTCACTGGGTATTTCAAAACAAGAAAGCGGCCGGAAACGGCACAGACACGCTGGTGGGCGCAAAGGGATTTTATATGCCGGTTGTCTCACAGGACAGGGTCTTAGGCGTTATTGGCGTTTCCTGCGTCGAGGAGATGCTTCCGCCAAAGCGGCGGGCATTTTTAAAAATGATCGTGTCACAGGTTGCCATGGCTCTTGAACGGCAGCGGCTTTCTGATGAACAGGGAAAGGCGCGTCTGGAAACAGAAAAGGAAAAGATGCGGAGCAATTTTCTCAGAGCCATTTCCCATGACCTGCGGACACCGCTGACCGGCATCCTGGGCTCCAGCTCGGCGCTGCTCGAAAATATCGGAGAACTGGATATCCCGACGCAGAAAAAGCTTTTGCGTGATATCAAGGATGATTCTGAGTGGATTATCCGCATGGTTGAGAACCTGCTTTCCGTGACGCGCATCGGAGAGGGAAAGGTTGATTTGAAGAAGCATCCCGAGGCGGTAGAGGAGATTGTCGGCGAGGCTGTCGCCATTATCCGCAAACGCTTTGATCATACGGACATTAAGGTTGAGGTGCCGGATACCCTTTTGATGGTATCCATGGACGGCACGCTGATTGAACAGGTCATGATCAACCTGATGGAAAACGCCATAAAGTACGCGGGTTCTCATCCCGTTTTAGATGTAAAGGTGCAGAATTTAGGGACAAAAGCCCGCTTTATCGTGGGTGATAATGGAGAGGGAATCTCCGAGACCATGCTGCCGCATATTTTTGAAGGCTACATGGGTGATGATGAAAAGAGCAGCGATTCACGCCGCGGCATGGGAATTGGTCTGACCATTTGCAAATCCATTGTTGATGCCCACGGCGGTACATTGAAAGCTAGAAATAAACAAGAAGGCGGGGCAGAGTTCAGTTTTGAACTGCCCGTAGAGGAGGATGACAATAATGAGTCATAAAGCGTTAGTACTCTTAGTTGAAGATGAAAAAGGAATAAGGAATTTTATCTCCACAGTTCTCGATGTCAATAATTACCGCGTAGTGGAGGCGAGAGACGGAAAGGAAGCCCTTGAGCTTTTTACTTCGCGGTGCCCGGATTTAATCCTGCTGGATCTTGGACTTCCGGATATGGACGGCATAGAGGTTTTAAAAACCATCCGGGGCTGGTCTGGCATACCGATTATCGTTGTCTCGGCAAGGGGCCATGAGCGCGAAAAAGTCGAGGCGCTCGACCTTGGAGCAGATGATTACATCACCAAACCGTTCGGGACTTCGGAGCTGCTGGCCCGTATCCGCACAGCCATGCGCCATCAGCAGGTGACAGTGGAGGTGCCGGAGAGAACGATCTTTTCTGTGGGGGACCTGACCATTGATTTTGATAAAAGGCTGGTGACCCTGAATGATAATCCAGTCCATTTTACGCCCATCGAGTACAAAATACTTGAGATTTTGACTCAGTATCCTGGAAAGGTGGTCACCTATGATCAGATTATTAAAGACATATGGGGGCCATATACCAATGAGAATCAGACGCTTCGGGTAAATATGGCAAACATCCGCCGGAAAATTGAGAAAAACCCTGCGGAGCCCAAGTATATTTTGACAGAGGTGGGCGTAGGATACCGGTTTGTAGATGAGATATAGGCTTTGAAGAAGCCATTGAGAAACTTCAGAATGCGCTGCGGCGCTCTGAAGTTTTTTTATTATGAGAGCGGCCATACTGCTTTTACCATCGCCTGTTCTTGCGCCAGCTTGTAAAAACAGATATAATATTACACTACAGACCATTGACAAATAAAGGGCTGGCATGGCATCAGCTTTTCCCTTTGCCAGCACAAAAGTCATATTGTCGCAATGGGCTGAAAAAGAAAACAGGTGAATGATCATGAAAAAAAATATGGAGGACCTCATTATTATCGGCGGCGGGGCTGCTGGTCTGGCCGCGGCGGTTACGGCCAAACGTGCCGCGCCGTCTATGCGGGTCACAGTGCTTGAAAAAAAAGATAAACCAGGCAGAAAGCTCAGGGCCACTGGAAATGGCCGATGTAATATCACGAATACAGCCCTGGCGACAGCCCCAACGACCATTGCTTTTTTTGAGTCGCTGGGAATCCCCGCGCGGGAGGACAGCGAGGGAAGGGTTTATCCCTTTTCAGAAAGTGCACCGCGGGTGGCAGATGTTTTTACAGAGCATCTGAAAGCCCTTGGCGTGAATCTGTGGACTAATGCTCCGGTCAGGGGCCTTTTGGTTGAGAAGGGCTGTTTTACTGTGGATGTTGAAAAGGAACAGCTTTTTGGAAAAGCAGTTATTCTGGCCACTGGTGGAAAGGCGGGGCCCTCCTATGGGTGTAGCGGCGATGGATATGCTCTGGCAAAGGCCCTGGGGCATAATGTGACCAAAACACTGCCGGTTTTGACGGGAATTTGCTGTGCGGAGATGCCGGAAGCCTTAAAGGGGATCCGGGTAAAGGGAAAGCTGAGCCTGAACTGCCGCGATCAGGTGGTCTTTTCGGAGCAAGGGGAAATCCAGTTTACCGACTATGGCATTTCGGGTATCTGTGTTTTTAATCTGAGCCGTTATCTAAAATATCTGGGAGAGGAAAAGCTTGAGCCCTATACAATATATCTCGACCTTGCGCCGGAAAGGAGCTTTGCTTCAATGCTTTTTTCATGGCGTCAGGACAGTGTGCTCGGAGGGAAGACCTGCACAGATGTCGTATCCGGAATGATCAAGCCGCCACTGGCGGCGCTGCTGCTTAAGCAGGCGAGTATCAATGAGAAAAGGAAGCTTTCAGAGCTTTCGGAGTCTGAAATATTCATGCTGGATGAACATTTGCACCTTCTGAGCTTTAAGCCAGTTTCCACCATGGGCTTTAAGATGGCCCAATGCACGGCAGGCGGTATTAAAGCCAATGAGGTAGATGAAAAAACACTGGCGTCAAAAATAATGCCAGGTCTCTATTTTGCCGGGGAAATTCTGGATTACGACGGCCCTTGCGGCGGTTATAATCTGGATCATGCTTTCAATACAGGGCGCCGCGCCGCTGAGGCCGCAGCGGCCGCATTCCTGCAGGGAGGCCATCATGTATAATTATCGAATCACCAATATTCGTCTGGAGCTGAACCAGGGCTGGAGCGCGCTGCCTGAAAAGGTGGAGAAAGCCTGTGGCCTCAGCGCTGGAACCCTTGCCGAATCGGACATTGCGGTCCGCAAAGAATCGCTGGATGCCCGGAAAAAAAAGGATATCCACCGGGTGCTCACCCTTGATTTCAAGTATTGTGGAAAGCTTCCTGCGCGTGGTCGGAAGAGAGTGTCAGCTGCGCCAGATCTGAGGCCAAGAGCCATTGCGCCAGGAGAAAAGCCGCTGGCAGGCCGTCCCCTGGTAGTCGGCTTTGGTCCATGCGGTATTTTTGCCGCGCTCTCATTGGCTGAAGCGGGCTATGCGCCCATTGTTGTGGAACGGGGGCGCCCCATGGAACAGCGTGTGGCCGATGTGGATGCTTTCTGGCAAGAAGGAAAGCTCGATCCTGAATCCAATGTGCTGTTTGGAGAGGGCGGCGCCGGAACTTTTTCCGACGGCAAGCTGACCACGGGAATCAAGGATCCCCATATTCATCAGGTGCTTACTTCCTTTGTGGATGCCGGGGCGCCGGAGGATATCGCCTATGCTCAAAAGCCACATATCGGGACAGACATTCTCCGTAAAGTTGTGGTAGCGTTGAGAAAACGCATTGAGGCAGCAGGCGGAGAAATCCATTTTAACACACAGATGACAGGCTTTGAGCAAAATGAGAATGGCGAACTGGTTTCAGTAGAGCTGAAAACCGGAGAAGAGAAATGGAAACACAGCACAAACGCTGTTGTACTGGCCTTAGGGCACTCCGCGAGGGATACGTTCCGCGCTTTAAAGGATATGGGCATCCCGATGGCGCAGAAACCGCTGTCCATCGGGGTGCGTCTGGAACATCCCCAGCGCATTATCGACCAGGCCCAGTACGGCGGTCAGACCGGCCTTCCTCCGGCGAGCTATAAGCTTTCCTGCCGCGCGCAGAATGGACGGGGCGTTTACTCCTTCTGCATGTGTCCGGGCGGTGAGGTGGTGACAGCTTCCACGCAACCGGGCATGGTCTGTGTCAATGGTATGAGCAACCGAAACCGCGACAGCGGTACTGCCAACGCCGGAATTTTAGTAGATGTCCGGACAACGGATTTTCCGTCAACGGATGTTCTGGCAGGCATTGAATTCCAGGAATACTGGGAGCGGCGTGCCTTTGAATATGGAGGCGGCCGGTTTGCGCCGCCAAGATGCAGTTTTGCAGAGTTTCGCGATAATACCGGAAGGGGGCCGGAGGTTGCAGCGTGCCTGCCGGATTTTGCAGCGGAGGCTCTGAGAGAAGCCATACCGGTATTCGGTAAGCGGATCAGGGGCTTTGACTCGGACAAGGCGTGTGTTACAGCTGTGGAAACCCGGAGCTCATCACCGGTGCGTATTCTCAGAAACGATGATTACGAAAGCGCGCTTAAAGGGCTCTACCCTGCCGGTGAGGGGGCGGGATACGCTGGAGGGATCACCAGCGCTGCCTGCGATGGCCTCCGCGTGGCTGAAGCGATTGTCAGAAGGTTTGCGCCCTTTCTGGATAAAGTGAAGCTTTGAAAACATGAATATGAGCCGATAGATAAAAAAAACACATAAGTCGCTTACATTTTATCTTTAATCGCTATGAGGTTTATGCTACACTTAGCTTATAAATTTGTTTAGTGAGGAGATGCTTAATATGTTAGGAAAGAAGCCGATTTTAAAATTTGTCAAGGTACAGGGTGAGGATGCGCCAACCGAATTTCTGGAAATGGAGCTTACTGAGTTCACCTGGCCTAAAGGCGGTGTCGGCATTTGTCCGGTATGCGGCGCTAAAGTAAATGGCAATGGAAAAGACTGGGTTTGTGAAAACGAAGAATGCGGTCTGCATTTAAACGGTCCTATTTTTTAGCAGGTAAAAGAATGCCTCTCGGGGCATTTTTTTAATGTCCGATAAAGTAAAAACCCCTGGTACAATACCAGAGGCCTTTGGGAAATGTGTGAAAATGAGAATTATATAATATAGCACGTTTTACGAAAAATGTAAAGGGCTCTTGGATAAAAAATAACATATTTTTTATTAAGTATAACATTAATATAATAAGGTTTGTTCTACATGGGTAATGGGTATTGAATGTTAACTTTATTTTGAAGCTTAAACAAAAGATAAATTATTAATCTGTCCGAAGTGTTAATTTACAAAAG containing:
- a CDS encoding response regulator, with the protein product MSHKALVLLVEDEKGIRNFISTVLDVNNYRVVEARDGKEALELFTSRCPDLILLDLGLPDMDGIEVLKTIRGWSGIPIIVVSARGHEREKVEALDLGADDYITKPFGTSELLARIRTAMRHQQVTVEVPERTIFSVGDLTIDFDKRLVTLNDNPVHFTPIEYKILEILTQYPGKVVTYDQIIKDIWGPYTNENQTLRVNMANIRRKIEKNPAEPKYILTEVGVGYRFVDEI
- a CDS encoding NAD(P)/FAD-dependent oxidoreductase; this encodes MYNYRITNIRLELNQGWSALPEKVEKACGLSAGTLAESDIAVRKESLDARKKKDIHRVLTLDFKYCGKLPARGRKRVSAAPDLRPRAIAPGEKPLAGRPLVVGFGPCGIFAALSLAEAGYAPIVVERGRPMEQRVADVDAFWQEGKLDPESNVLFGEGGAGTFSDGKLTTGIKDPHIHQVLTSFVDAGAPEDIAYAQKPHIGTDILRKVVVALRKRIEAAGGEIHFNTQMTGFEQNENGELVSVELKTGEEKWKHSTNAVVLALGHSARDTFRALKDMGIPMAQKPLSIGVRLEHPQRIIDQAQYGGQTGLPPASYKLSCRAQNGRGVYSFCMCPGGEVVTASTQPGMVCVNGMSNRNRDSGTANAGILVDVRTTDFPSTDVLAGIEFQEYWERRAFEYGGGRFAPPRCSFAEFRDNTGRGPEVAACLPDFAAEALREAIPVFGKRIRGFDSDKACVTAVETRSSSPVRILRNDDYESALKGLYPAGEGAGYAGGITSAACDGLRVAEAIVRRFAPFLDKVKL
- a CDS encoding sensor histidine kinase, whose product is MDFRDERPNPERLLEEINEEERRSREDEEGIGHLKIFFGYCAGVGKTYTMLEEAQQLYKKGVNVLVGYVEPHTRPETMAMLEGLPAIPPQVVDYKGITLRDFDLDKALEQKPEVIIVDEFAHTNPEGFRNKKRYQDIEELLNAGIDVYTTVNVQHIESLNDVVSSITGIIVHERVPDYIFDKADKIKLVDIDPEELLKRFEEGKVYAPEKADLAKRRFFTVENLNALREIAMRKAADRIVSGAGTKKKKVPFSKMLVCVGPSPSSSHCIRTTARIADAFHIPWVALYVKTSDRTYADISERKNLQDNMNLAEQLGAEIVTMQGDDMAMVISEYIKQSGITNVVIGKGRNKPNPFKEDLEDQLLSMNPGIEIHIVPDSQAEKNGGSIPKKRLSWLSKRILSLHFSLKDFGKTVLMLLLATVVSFGLRDLNLGDQNIIMVYILSILVISRLTVGYLYGVCASVFGVLLFNFFFTEPYFTFNATNPTYPVTFIVMLLVALMTSALTNGIKVQAKMAVMNERRTEILYELSKKLLITRGLENIVTLTNESLTSIFERSVIFYTQNPDEKNCGTFMQGPEHTSGSFMQSKEEEAVAHWVFQNKKAAGNGTDTLVGAKGFYMPVVSQDRVLGVIGVSCVEEMLPPKRRAFLKMIVSQVAMALERQRLSDEQGKARLETEKEKMRSNFLRAISHDLRTPLTGILGSSSALLENIGELDIPTQKKLLRDIKDDSEWIIRMVENLLSVTRIGEGKVDLKKHPEAVEEIVGEAVAIIRKRFDHTDIKVEVPDTLLMVSMDGTLIEQVMINLMENAIKYAGSHPVLDVKVQNLGTKARFIVGDNGEGISETMLPHIFEGYMGDDEKSSDSRRGMGIGLTICKSIVDAHGGTLKARNKQEGGAEFSFELPVEEDDNNES
- a CDS encoding NAD(P)/FAD-dependent oxidoreductase — protein: MKKNMEDLIIIGGGAAGLAAAVTAKRAAPSMRVTVLEKKDKPGRKLRATGNGRCNITNTALATAPTTIAFFESLGIPAREDSEGRVYPFSESAPRVADVFTEHLKALGVNLWTNAPVRGLLVEKGCFTVDVEKEQLFGKAVILATGGKAGPSYGCSGDGYALAKALGHNVTKTLPVLTGICCAEMPEALKGIRVKGKLSLNCRDQVVFSEQGEIQFTDYGISGICVFNLSRYLKYLGEEKLEPYTIYLDLAPERSFASMLFSWRQDSVLGGKTCTDVVSGMIKPPLAALLLKQASINEKRKLSELSESEIFMLDEHLHLLSFKPVSTMGFKMAQCTAGGIKANEVDEKTLASKIMPGLYFAGEILDYDGPCGGYNLDHAFNTGRRAAEAAAAAFLQGGHHV